The Litchfieldia alkalitelluris genome has a window encoding:
- a CDS encoding FadR/GntR family transcriptional regulator, whose amino-acid sequence MAKKVSSIVMKHITDMIRSGQYTTGSKLPSERELREMFKVGRSSVREALSTLVDMDVVEKRNGVGVFVKKTDLNHLVDTFVVSALLDSKVSREILDFRLILEVETAGIAALMATEEDLLEMELAIQSYSDAIDSKQDTVEPDELFHKAIVMATRNSILLKVYHFISDLLHSFKIDLVKVENKENTLYYHQKIYDAIKKGNEKEARQMMREHLLEFKEQFNDMNTQRETECDDQEAIQKAN is encoded by the coding sequence ATGGCCAAGAAGGTGAGTTCAATTGTGATGAAGCATATTACTGATATGATCAGGAGTGGTCAATATACTACTGGCAGCAAACTTCCTTCTGAACGAGAATTAAGGGAAATGTTCAAGGTGGGGAGATCCTCGGTTAGGGAAGCATTAAGCACATTGGTAGACATGGATGTAGTTGAAAAAAGAAATGGGGTAGGTGTTTTTGTTAAGAAAACAGATTTAAACCATTTGGTAGATACGTTTGTAGTATCTGCACTGCTAGATTCAAAGGTTTCTCGAGAAATATTGGATTTTCGACTAATACTTGAGGTTGAAACAGCGGGTATTGCGGCTTTAATGGCGACTGAGGAAGATCTGTTAGAAATGGAGCTTGCTATACAATCCTATTCCGATGCGATTGATTCTAAACAGGATACAGTTGAACCAGATGAATTATTTCATAAAGCAATAGTCATGGCAACAAGAAATAGCATTCTATTAAAGGTCTATCATTTTATTTCAGATTTACTTCATTCTTTTAAGATTGATTTAGTCAAGGTTGAAAACAAAGAAAACACTTTGTATTACCATCAGAAAATATATGATGCGATAAAGAAAGGGAATGAGAAAGAAGCAAGGCAGATGATGAGAGAACATCTTTTAGAATTTAAAGAGCAATTTAATGACATGAATACTCAAAGAGAAACAGAGTGTGATGATCAAGAGGCTATCCAGAAAGCTAATTAA
- a CDS encoding gamma-glutamyltransferase family protein, translated as MKVNYLYHPYTSQRMTTFSRNGMVATSQPLAAEAGLGVLKKGGNAVDAAIATAACLTVVEPTSNGIGSDAFALVWMKGELYGLNSSGAAPKNISIEAVKNRGYEEMPKYGWIPVTVPGAPGAWAELSRRFGKLPLIDVLQPAIEYAEKGFPLSPILGRNWKKAFELYKKDLTTEEFAAWFETFAPKGKAPEIGEIWSSSDHAKTLRDIGETNGESFYRGEISRKISDYSKKCNGFLTSEDLAAFKPEWVQPIKVNYRGYDVWEIPPNGQGLIAILALNTLKGLDMSGIDTSSVERYHQQIEAMKLAFVDGKKYITEMNDMSVSVDSLLSEEYAKTRRALIGQTAITPEPGTPPKGGTVYLATADGEGNMVSFIQSNYMGFGSGIVVPGTGISLQNRGHNFSLDLHHDNFLQGGKRTYHTIIPGFLTKDTEPVGPFGVMGEFMQPQGHVQVIMNTIDFHLNPQAALDAPRWQWTGGKRVLVEPTFPNHIAQELGRKGHEIEVAVDSSTFGRGQIIWRDNQTGVLQGGTESRTDGAIAAY; from the coding sequence ATGAAAGTAAATTATCTATACCATCCATACACTTCCCAACGAATGACCACATTTTCTAGAAATGGGATGGTTGCGACTTCACAGCCATTAGCTGCTGAGGCTGGTTTAGGGGTATTAAAAAAAGGTGGCAATGCCGTTGATGCTGCGATAGCAACAGCAGCTTGCTTAACAGTTGTTGAGCCAACGTCTAATGGAATAGGGAGTGATGCTTTTGCCTTGGTATGGATGAAGGGCGAGTTATACGGCTTAAACTCAAGTGGTGCAGCTCCAAAAAATATTTCTATTGAAGCTGTTAAGAACCGAGGCTATGAAGAAATGCCGAAATACGGGTGGATTCCAGTGACAGTTCCTGGTGCACCTGGAGCATGGGCAGAGCTTTCAAGAAGGTTTGGGAAACTACCACTTATTGACGTCCTTCAGCCTGCGATTGAATATGCAGAAAAAGGCTTTCCGCTATCTCCAATACTAGGGAGAAACTGGAAAAAGGCTTTTGAACTTTATAAAAAGGACCTAACCACTGAAGAATTTGCTGCATGGTTCGAAACATTTGCACCAAAGGGAAAAGCACCAGAAATCGGTGAGATATGGAGTTCATCCGATCATGCAAAAACACTTCGTGATATTGGTGAAACAAATGGAGAAAGCTTTTATAGAGGTGAAATCTCGAGAAAAATATCTGATTATTCTAAAAAGTGCAATGGATTTTTAACCTCGGAAGATTTAGCGGCATTTAAACCTGAATGGGTTCAGCCGATCAAAGTGAATTACCGAGGCTATGATGTTTGGGAAATTCCGCCGAATGGTCAAGGACTGATCGCCATACTAGCACTTAACACGTTAAAGGGATTAGACATGTCTGGTATCGATACCTCTTCTGTTGAACGTTATCATCAGCAAATCGAAGCAATGAAACTAGCATTTGTTGATGGAAAAAAATATATTACTGAGATGAATGACATGTCAGTTAGTGTAGATTCATTACTATCAGAAGAGTATGCAAAGACACGTAGAGCACTAATCGGTCAAACGGCAATTACTCCTGAACCGGGTACTCCACCTAAAGGAGGAACAGTTTACTTAGCAACAGCCGATGGTGAAGGGAATATGGTTTCATTTATTCAAAGTAATTATATGGGCTTTGGTTCTGGAATTGTTGTACCTGGAACAGGAATATCCCTACAGAATAGAGGACACAACTTTTCCCTTGATCTTCATCATGATAATTTTTTACAAGGTGGGAAACGGACATACCATACCATTATTCCAGGATTTTTAACGAAAGATACCGAACCTGTAGGTCCTTTTGGTGTTATGGGTGAATTCATGCAACCACAGGGGCATGTCCAGGTGATTATGAACACAATTGATTTCCATTTAAATCCGCAAGCCGCACTTGATGCACCAAGATGGCAATGGACTGGTGGCAAAAGAGTTTTGGTTGAACCAACTTTTCCTAATCATATTGCACAAGAGCTGGGGAGAAAAGGTCATGAGATCGAAGTGGCTGTGGATTCAAGCACATTTGGACGAGGGCAAATTATTTGGAGAGACAATCAAACGGGTGTGTTACAAGGTGGTACTGAATCAAGAACCGATGGAGCAATTGCAGCTTATTAA